Within the Paenibacillus sp. AN1007 genome, the region TCTGCGGCTGACATCCGCTTTGTCTGCAATATCCTGGATCGTAATATGATCAAAATCTTTGTTCATCATCAGTTCAGTAACCGCCGTTTTGATCGCCTCTTGGGATTTTCGTATCCTTCGATCCACCTTAACCACTTCATATCACCCTTTTTTTTCATTGTTAATACGCATTTCTAAAGCATCTGTGCACAATTGCACGCAATCCAACTTTTTAGCCATTGTAAGATTTTTATTTATGTATAACATTATACATAAATGATAAATAATACACTACTGTGTACTAATGCGCAGTAAGGAATGGAGTTTAACCATATGAAAATTGCAGTCATTGGGGCTACCGGAGGAACGGGAAAAAAAGTGATCGAACGCGCCCTTGCATTAGGGCATGAAGTTATTGCCGTTGCTCGTCGTCCCGAAGCCATTGCTCCAACAGAAGGACTTACAGTTAGAAAAGGAGATGTGTTCGATTTACCTGTTATGATTCAAGCGATTTCAGGGGCAGAAGCTGTCATCAGTTGTATAGGCCCCCCTCTCAATGTATCAGCTGCTTCCGCCAAAAAGGGGATGGGTAATCTCAGCGCCTCTTTACTTACAATGAAGGCTAATCTCTCACCAGGTACGGTTATGTCTGAGGGAATTCCAAATATCATTGCAGCCTGTCAGCGTTCAGGGGTTCAACGTATTGTGATGCAGAGCGGCATTA harbors:
- a CDS encoding NAD(P)H-binding protein, translated to MKIAVIGATGGTGKKVIERALALGHEVIAVARRPEAIAPTEGLTVRKGDVFDLPVMIQAISGAEAVISCIGPPLNVSAASAKKGMGNLSASLLTMKANLSPGTVMSEGIPNIIAACQRSGVQRIVMQSGINLSDGRELSYIHSLAVRLMRRIFWKAIQDKHIAEQALIQSDLEWVIMRASVLQYAEGKLDYTAGPLARINPIAALPFTDCADGLVRAAVSQSDWIGKVVNIGR